Within Bacillota bacterium, the genomic segment CGCCGGTAGAATCTCGGACTTCCTATTCGCCCTGCAAGAGGCGGCAATCTCGGGCCCGGTAGGGAATGGGGTGGCTCGGACACGGAACGTGGCTTGTAAGGCATCCTCGGCGCGCTGAGCGGGGATCCCGTGGACAAGCCCGGGGGGAAGATAGTCTCGATGGGGGTGTAGGGGGTCTACTCCATCATTCGCTGCAGGAGGAGTATATCCCTGCCCAAACCCAGGAACGCACCTCTACGGAATCATTCCGGTGACAGCAGGAACGCTTGCTCTGTGGGCGGCTTGGGGAGAACAGGCTTAGTCAGGTTGTGCCGCGCTGAACACGACCCGGTTTCGTCCTGCATTCTTGGCCCCGTATAGCGCAGCGTCTGCGTTCTTGATGAGGAGTTCCACGTCAAAGGCTGGACGTATGGTGTCGCATGCTACACCGAAGCTGGCGGTGACTTTGACTGACTGCCCCTCGCGGATCCCTTCGAAGGCATCTATTCTCTCGCAAAGCCTTCTTGCCAGCGCCACAGCATCATCCGCGCCTATGCCGGGAACAGCTATGATGAACTCCTCGCCTCCGTATCGTGCGAGGATGTCTTGAGCGCGTATACTCTGTTCGAGCACAGACGCGATCTCTCGTAGCAGCGTGTCGCCAGCTTTGTGCCCGCAGGTGTCATTCACGGTCTTGAAATGGTCGACATCCAACATAATCACAGAGATGATACTACCAGCTTGCTGCGTGTCCGTGAACCGTTCCATCTGGTTGTAGAACGATCTACGATTGGCAATGCCGGTCAACGCATCGATATTGGCAAGATCGTTCATAGCCTGAACCATGGTCATCTCTTTCGTGATGTTGGTCATGGTTAGGTACTTGACGAGCATGCCTCTGTCCCTGCGTCGTATGGTGCGAATGCGCGCCTTGAAGACGCGGCCTGAACCATCATCCAGCGCAATGCTGGCCTCACCGTCGGAATGCGCCATAGCGAACCCCGCGACTCGAGGGTGAGCCTTGAACAGTGTAGACAGATGCTCGTCTACGTGATCCTTTCGCCGGTGAGGGACGATCTGGTTGAGGGATTGGCTGTAATCGATGACCCGGTTGTTCCTATTGATGATCACAACAACATCGTCCATGCCGTCGAAGACCTTGTTCCTGGCCAGCGACACCAGCTCGAACAGCTGATTCGGGCTCAATCCGATGAGCAACAGCACGTTCGTGGCCATGAAGCAGTAAGGAGCAAGGTATATGCCATGCGGGCCAAACCCGGCGAAATACGTGATGCTGTCAACTCCCGGCAGGAGGAAACCTGCTAGAAACACCCAGTATTCAGCTTTGAGATCGGCTGGCGCAGTGATCATTGACCAGGCGACCACAACCACGCTGACGGCAAAGGCCAGACTGTGTATACCATCGATACCATGTACCAAGGGCCGCGCGTAATCTGAGTTATCGTCAGCCCGCCCGCGTTCGCAAGCGAGAGGTTAGCATAATACAGGTGGTGGAGGTTGGTAGTGTACATGACCGTGAGGGTCAGCGCCGAGAAGGCGAGCATGGCGATTACGGCTCTTCTACTGATGCGCCAGTAGTTGCCTGTGAACTCAAGGGACATCAGGATTCCGAACGTGGGCAAGAAAGCTATGCCTAGGTACTCGATTCTGAGGTAGGCTAGGGCTTCATTCACCGACTGTGCGGTCAGCTCGAAGGCATAACCCAGGGAGTACACAGATGCAGCAATGGCGAAGCAAGAGAACCACACGTTCTTGTGTCGTCTGCCTTGAATCATCACGTAGATGCCGATGCTCAATTGGATGATAGCAGATATTATGAGAAGCCCCACTATTGAGCATTCCATACTAGCAGCCTACCTAGCTCTTCAGATTGCGTGCACGGTCCGCGAAAGGAGTGGATGCGGGAACCGAGGCAAGTGTCCAATGTGTAATTCGCGCAGCCTGTGGCATTCCTCTTGGAATATCGATGCCAGGTGCGCAACCACCAAAGGCGCGCTCCAAAGGAGGCGCCCGAGCGCCTCCTCAACCGATGTAAACCCTCTGTCACGGCTCCCATGTTTGCAGAGCAGTTCGAAGGAATGTGCAGTATCGCCCACAGGCAAGCGACCCGGCTGCCACGCTGGCGGACGCCAGCCCGCGTTTTGCCCACACCCCACATTTGTGGGCTACGTGCAAATCAGCGTCCATCTTCGGCTGCAGTTGCTGATGTAGCGGTCATTTTTGGGGCATCCGGAAGCCAGCAACCGCTGGGCGCGCCCGCACTGCGAGGCCTGAGGACGTATGCCGAGCTACGCGCATTGGGCTGTCCGATCGGCAACGCTTCCCCGAGGCTCTCTCTGGGCACGCCAGCCCGAGCGAGCGGATAGCCCCCATTTATGACCGATCTTCCGGATTTAGCCCACAGACTTGCGGGCTCCCGCCGTGATAGACCCCAGATTCGTGGAGTAAGCCAAAACAGATGGTGCTTTTCAATCGGCGATTCTTGATGCGAGATCAGCGGCGGAGTTCCGGCGACAGATTCGCGCGAATCACGACCTGCACGCATAGACGGAGAGCCTCACGTCGAGCATTGAAACGAACGGGCGGCAACTGCAGAACCGACGGTCAGAGTAGTCTTGCCTAACACGACGCCCGGGCTGCCGCCCGGGCGTTATCCTTGGTGTGCCATCTATTCTGAAAGACATCGTGGTTTGCAGGTCCGTTTGCAGAACGCCGCAATTAGCTTTATGCCGGACCGCCCAGTTGCCTGAAGCCCCAGCCTTCAAGGGTATAATATCGCGCGCCTGGCTGGGATCGAACCAGCGGCCCACGGATTAGAAGTAGGCTAAGTAACGTTTCAGTTTCTGTGCTGACGCATCACGCTCAGCTGCCAGCCTTCACGACTTCCCACTCTGCCTTGATAGTCTTGAGCATCTCCGGGTTGTTGATCAGCTCGAGGCCGGCATCTGCCATGATCTTCGATGCGATCACGGCGGACTCGAGGCCGAACTCGGAGGCACAGGCGGCGACCATGTCCCGGGAATGGCCTGCCACGGAGCCGGTGGCCACGACGGGCAGGGAGAACATGACGCAGGGGATGGTGCTCGAGGCAGTGCCGAAGTCGGTCGAGGCCGCAGCGCCGCCGGGCGTGGCAAAGGGCATCTCGCCCATGCCGTAGTCCTTCGCCTTGTCTTGTATTAGCTTCATGAAGCTCGGGACGTTTACTACGTTGTCATACTGCTTAATCGGGGTGATGGTCACCTTGGTCTCGGTGGCCATGGCCGCGGCCTCCGCAATCGTATGAACGCGCTTCACTACGCTGTCAAGGTAAGGACGTTCCATGCTGCGTACATAGAAGCGAGCGGCTGCAGTCTCCGGGACGATATTGGCAGCCTGGCCTCCGTTGGTGACTATGCCGTGGATTCTGACGTCCGGCTTGACATGCTCGCGCATGTACTCGATGCCATTGAAGAGCATCATGACGGCGTCAAGCGCGCTTCGTCCCTCATAAGGGGCGGACGCCGCATGGCTGGCCTTGCCTTCGAAAGTGAAGTCCATCAGGTTCAGTGCGAGGGTGTAGCTGCCGATCACGCTGTTTCCCGGATGCATCTGGAAGCCGACATCGGCCCTGTTGAACAGGCCGGCAGCTGCCATTGGGAGCTTGCCCGAGGTGGTCTCTTCGGCAGGGCACCCGAAGACGATCACGGTCGCGGGGGTGTTGCCCAGGTTCTTGGACAGGGCTATCGCCGCGCCAACGCAAGATGCGGCGATCAGGTTGTGGCCGCAGCCGTGGCCCAGCCCCTCCAGAGCATCGTATTCGGCCATGAACGAAATCGCAGTGCCGCCGCCCGCGTTCTCGTAGGTGGCGACGAAGGCGGTGGGGAGTCCGGCGACTCCCTGCTCAATGACGAAGCCGTTCTCAGCGAGGGTCTTGGTAAGAAGCTCAACCGCCTTGAACTCCTGGTTGCCAGATTCCGGATTCGCATGGATGAACTTCGCGATGTCGATAATCTGTTGTCTCATGGAGTCAACTGTCGTACCTATGGTGCTGTCTTCGCGCGCCGCTACGCCGCCAACCACCAGAGCTACCAGCGCAACCATGACAAGCAGCATTCTCACGAAGGACTTCATGCCATTCCCTCCTTCAGAATCTTCCCCGCGTGGGGCAACGTCCGTTTTGCGCTGAAAATACGGTTCTCGCGTAGACGAATGACGCAAGCTCGCTTGAGTAATAGATTACGCCTTCTTGCCTATTCATGCTATGTATTGCTATTCAGGGTCCTTCCGTAGACATTGTACATTCCTCCCAAGCCGAATGGGCATTGTACTCCGGCTCGGCCCCGCGGCAAGCGCCGCTTGAGGCCGAACTGCAAGGGACTGCCGCGAGCTTGCCTCCGGGCCTGCGCCGAAGCGGGCGTGGGCCATCGGCTTGGAATGCGCGGCCTGAACCGTTATGCAGCACGGCCCGCCGCATCCGAAAGAGGCTCTGCCTGGCCCTCTTGCACAGCCCGCTTCCAGGCCCAGTACTCGTCCATGTTCAGATACCGCCGCCCTGTGGACCATGCCTCGTCTATCTCCATCAATACAGCTCCTATCAGCCGCAGGGCCGAGTCAGGATTGGGGAATATGCGGATGACCCGCTCTCGCCTTCTGATCTCTTCGTTGAGCCGCTCGGCGCTGTTGCTGGTGCGAAGCCTCTTGCGCAGGCACTCAGGAAGGGCCATTGCCGCCGTCGCATCCTCAAACCCTTGTTCCAGCCTGTCCACCGCGCCCCGAGCCCGGGCCGCGAAGTCCTCGGCGATCCCTCAAGCAGTCCCCTGGCGGTGTTCATGTCGGGCGCCTCGAACAGGAGCCGGAGCCGTGCGTGCAGCGGGCCTTGAAGCGCCTTGGGGCACGCGTCTAGGATATTCTTCGTGAAGTGGGTCTGGCACCGCTGCCACGACGCTCCCTGGAATTGCGCGGCCACCGCGTTTACCAGGCCTCCGTGGTTGTCAGAGACGACAAGATCCACGCCGGAGAGCCCTCTTGCCTTCAGCCAGGAGAAGAACTCGGACCACGAGTCTTCGCTTTCGCTGTTCGCAAGCCTAAGGCCGAGGACCTCCCGCATCCCTGCGGAATTGACTCCCGTAGCGATGAGCGCGCTTTGCGCCCTCACCCGGCCTCCTATGCGAACCTTGATGACGATAGCGTCGGCTATCACGAACGGATACGGCTCCTGCCCCAGGCTCCGTTCGTTCCACTGCCGCACTGTCGGATCGAGCTCTTTAACCAAATCCGATACCGTTGACTTCGAGAACTCGGTGCCGCATAGCTCTCGGGTGATTCTCTTAACCTTCCTGTTGGACACCCCGTTTACCACCATCTCCATGAAAGCGCCGAGCAGAGCCTGTTCGCTTCGCTGGTACCGTTTGAACAAGTCGGTCTCAAGTTTGCCTTCCCGGAATTGCGGAACTTCGAGAGTGATTGAGCCTACGCGCGTCGTTAGGGGCCGCTCCCTGGTCCCGTTACGGTACCCCACCCGTTCGCCGGTCCTCTGATAGGGCTCGGCCTTGAGCTGTTCGGCGGCTTCAGCCCGAAGGACCTGATTGAGGGCTGCCTCCACAAGTTCGGCCAGGCCCCGGTCCTCCTGAAAAAGACCGTGCAATTGCTCACCGGATATGGTAATCTCATAGGTGGCCATTGGTTCTCCTCCTGTAGATAATTGGTTGTGTTCAACTCCAATTCTACTAGAGAACCGATGGCCTTTCCATACCCTCTGCCGCAGCTAAAAGGCCCTTTTAGAGCACTATATCGGACTCAACTCCCGCGTGAGCTGAGATAGGGAATCGTGTTCGCTGTGCAGTCCTTCGTACCCTGCACAAGTGCCAGGGAACTTGCCGTAATATTCGGGCGATCTCCGGCACGAATCGTGAGAGTTCACCTCTCGACGAGGTCGGGGCAGTGTGCGTGCTCATGCTGTGATCGGGTTATTCCGCTTCCGGGCGATGTAGTCATCGGGATGCTTCCGCAAGAACACTTCCGAGCGCTCCCGAATGCGAGT encodes:
- a CDS encoding GGDEF domain-containing protein translates to MITAPADLKAEYWVFLAGFLLPGVDSITYFAGFGPHGIYLAPYCFMATNVLLLIGLSPNQLFELVSLARNKVFDGMDDVVVIINRNNRVIDYSQSLNQIVPHRRKDHVDEHLSTLFKAHPRVAGFAMAHSDGEASIALDDGSGRVFKARIRTIRRRDRGMLVKYLTMTNITKEMTMVQAMNDLANIDALTGIANRRSFYNQMERFTDTQQAGSIISVIMLDVDHFKTVNDTCGHKAGDTLLREIASVLEQSIRAQDILARYGGEEFIIAVPGIGADDAVALARRLCERIDAFEGIREGQSVKVTASFGVACDTIRPAFDVELLIKNADAALYGAKNAGRNRVVFSAAQPD
- a CDS encoding M20 family metallopeptidase, with translation MKSFVRMLLVMVALVALVVGGVAAREDSTIGTTVDSMRQQIIDIAKFIHANPESGNQEFKAVELLTKTLAENGFVIEQGVAGLPTAFVATYENAGGGTAISFMAEYDALEGLGHGCGHNLIAASCVGAAIALSKNLGNTPATVIVFGCPAEETTSGKLPMAAAGLFNRADVGFQMHPGNSVIGSYTLALNLMDFTFEGKASHAASAPYEGRSALDAVMMLFNGIEYMREHVKPDVRIHGIVTNGGQAANIVPETAAARFYVRSMERPYLDSVVKRVHTIAEAAAMATETKVTITPIKQYDNVVNVPSFMKLIQDKAKDYGMGEMPFATPGGAAASTDFGTASSTIPCVMFSLPVVATGSVAGHSRDMVAACASEFGLESAVIASKIMADAGLELINNPEMLKTIKAEWEVVKAGS